The genomic DNA CCATCGACACCAAAACATTCCTGGTCCGCCAATTGGTCCAACATCCTTAGGCCCGTCGCGATCGACGCCGACGAACCGGTGAAAGTTTGGCTGAGGATCGGCGCTGTCGGTTGCAATTGTTTGCGGTACAGCGTCGCACAGACCTGCGTGATCTTGCCGATCGTCGTGATGTCAACATACCGATCTAGACCAAACGCCTGGTAGGCCAACGGAGCGGTCGTCCGCCCGAACGATTGCACCTCGTCGAAGATCGTCAAGATCCCCGCCGCTCGGATCGGTTTTAACAGAGCCTGGAAAAAGTCGGGGTCGCCCGGAACGTAACCGCCTTCGCCCGCGATCGGTTCGGCCCAGAAGGCGGCATGCCGGCCGGGATACCGTGTCAACAATTCATGCAGTCGATCGACAGCCGCTTGCGTACTCTGCTGCGGATTCGACGGATCGTAGAACGGCAGGTAATCGACGAGGATCGTTTCGGGCAGGCCGCTGCGATAGCTTGGCCGATCGGTCAGCGCGGCCAAAGCGAGCGATCGCCCGGCGAAGCAGTTGGTGAAGGCGATGATCCGGTCGGCAGGACGGCGGGCATGAAAAGCGATCTTCAGCGCGTTTTCGTTTGCCATCGCACCACTTGTCGACAGCAAACAATGCCCCAGATCGGAACCACCCGCGTTTGCAAGATCCAACAATCGTTCGCACATCGCGATCGAAGGCCGGTTCTGTTGCAAGTTGCCTTGCATCACGGTGTCTTCCAAAGCCCCATCGATCGCGGCGTCGAGCATCTGCATGTGGCTGTGCCCCAGCCCATGAACGCCGATCCCGCCGATGAAGTCGAGCTTGACGCTGCCGTCAGCCAATTCGACCCACGGCCCGTTGCCAATGCCGCTGGCGATATAAGGGAAGTAGGGAGCGGCGCCGCGGGCTTCGGTCAGCCGATCCAAGAGCGTTGCGTACTCTTTTTCAAGCTGTGGATCGGCCGGCCGTACTCCGTTTAACGGTGCAGAATGCTCGCGGAGCGCTGCGGATAACAAAGCTTTCGCCTGGGCAACACGTGGGTCGTTGCGAAGTCGATCGGCGGATAGACGTGAGTTGTCGTCGGTCATGAAACGTTGCCTGAACATGGATAGCGAAACAACATCGATGTATTGTTGAGTATATCCTGTTGGCCGCCCAATGCCGAATCGCCGCTACACAAGAAACCGACGGCGACGCCCCAGACGACCTTGGCACAACAACTTCGTACCTGTGCACCGCCTCTAAACGAGTCGATGCAGGAAACGACTGCACCGATTCCCACCGGTGATTATCGAGCGGATGCGATCGCCGCCGCGCGAAAAGCCTCAGCTGATCTTTATTAGCGGGCTATTTCTTTTGTTCCGCTGCAGCGATCAACGCTTCGAGTTCCAGAAGGTGCTCGTAAGGTGCGCGTTGCCGCTGATACTTGTTCGAGATCAGATCGTGAAGCGTTCGCAGGTCCTCCAACGGGATGACCGGGAACTCGGTCCATTCGGCTTCGGATTTCAGGCGTGAGCGAAGCTTCCATTTTCCCGCGTGCCGAGTCGCGGTGGCGAGCCGAACTTCGCCTTCATCGGTCGTCTCACGCCATTCGTGTTTCTTCATGATTCGTGTTCCTAATGGTCTGCGACTCAGAAGATTTAACGCAGTTCGGGAGGAGAATAGGGCATCCGGAGATCGCTGCCGCACGATGCGGCGCGGATCATCGCACGGAAAAATGGTATCAATCCGCGATTGCAAAAGATAGCCGCAGGACGCTCGCAGAGGGAACCTACGAAGGCCCAATCGACGCTCGCCGCCGATAATGCTGGCTCGATACGCTAGAACAACTGGTGAAGCGGTTCGCCTTCAGCTAACAGACTGATCGGTTGGCCGCTGGCATCGATCGCCGAAAGGTCGTTCACTCCCATCGCGTGGTAGACGGTTTTGACGATGTCCTCGGGCCCGATCGTTTGGTGTTCGGGATATTCGCCTCGCTTGTCGGTCTCGCCGTAGACCTGGCCGCCGCGGATGCCACCGCCGGCAAACAGGTTGCTCATGCAAGCAGTCCAGTGATCGCGGCCCGCCCCCACGACGCCGCCGGAACGAATATCGCCGATCTTCGGCTTGCGGCCCATCTCGCTGGAGACCAAGACCAACGTATCGTCGATCAGTCCGCTTTGGGCGAGGTCTTCGATCAGCGCCGAATAACAGCGATCAAACTCTGGCAGCAGATTTTCCTGCAGGCACTGAAAATTGTTTCCATGCGTATCCCAACCGCCGGCGCTTTTGCACTTTGCGTTGAGGCTTGTATCTTCCTTCCAAAAGACTGTCACAAACGGAACGCCGGCTTGGACCAAGCGGCGAGCCATCAGCAGGCTGGTGCCATTAACCGTCTGGCCATATCGTTCGCGAACCGCCAACGGTTCCTCCGAAACGTCAAACGCGCGGCTGGTCGCAGAGGATGCCAGCAGTTCGAACGCTTTGCGGTGCTGGATCTCGAAGTTCGAAGCCGCCGCGTCGGTTTCAAAAGTCCGCCGCGCCCCATCGATCGATTTCAGCAATCCCTTGCGGTCGCTCAATCGGTCGCGCGTGACGCCATCTTGCAATGTCAGCGACGGCGCCGCGAAGGTGAGCGGATTGCCGGGATCGCTACTCAAATAAAACGGATCAAATTCGGCCCCCAAGCGAGCCGAAAATTGGCCGGGCCGCGTGTAGGGAGGGCGACTCGGTTTGTGCGGCAAGGTGATCGCCTGCGGCAACGACTCGTGGGGCTCGCGTTTCGAAGCGACGACCGATCCCATAAAAGGCCAATCGTCGGGATAGGGCCGCCGATCGTTCCCCTGAGTCCGGAAGGTGTTGTCCGGCGCGTGCCCTGTCAGGTTGTAGTAATACCCGGCGTGATGATCTCCCGTCGCTAGCCCGCGGTCGCTGACTCCATGCACGATCGCCAGATGATCGGCCACCTTGGCGGTCATCGGAAGATGCTCGCACAATCGGATACCGGGAGCGGCGGTCTGGATCGAAGCAAACGGGCCGCGATAGGCGCTCCCCGCATCGGGCTTCATGTCCCAAGTGTCGACGTGCGACGCACCGCCACACAAAAAGAAGAGGATCGTCGACTTCGCCTTCCCCGATGCTCGCGTTGTTGTCGCAGCCGGCTTGCCCCACGCTGCGGTCGGCAACCGCATTCCGGCATAACCAACTGTCGATGCCACAATCGCGGTCCGGCGATCGATACGGATCTTACTTTTGTCCATCGTGCAATACCTCGAGGCGGGATGTGGCGGAGGGGGTAGGGAGGACAACGCCGGGATTGTATCACGCTGCCGCGGCGATTGCGAACGTTTTAGCGGCCTGCACCAGGGAGAATCAGTGTTTGTGCTTGGGCAAATTAGCCGCCACGCGCTGATACCTCAAATTGAAACACTCAATAGCCCTGTGGACTGTCCTGCAAACCACTTTTCGCCTTTTATCTCTTGCCTCGCCAACGCACTCTTGTATCATTGCATTAACACAACAGGCCATCCCATGCAATTACATATCAGCACCGACGGCGTCCCGATCTTCCAACAGATCGTCGACCAGATCCAATATCGCATCGTCTCGGGCCAATTGGCCGCGGGGGATGAATTGCCGACGATCCGCGGGCTGGCGGAGTCGTTGCGAGTGAACCCCAACACCGTGGCCCGCGCCTACCGCGAGCTCGAACACGAAGGGCTCGTCGAGAAGCGGCGAACAACCGGCACGTTTGTCGCGGAGCAGATCGAACGCCGAACTCTGAACCAACGTCGCGATCTATTGAAACCGCACTTGCAGCGATTGATCATCCAATCGCGGCAGCTGGGATTTTCGATCGACGACGTGATCGAACAGTTGAAGAAAAGGGACGACCAAATTCCTCGTGACGAGAACCGATCATGAACGCTTCCCAAACCGATGGTGTCGCTGTTGACGTTCAAAATCTGAGCCGGAAGTTTCGTGGCAACGAAGCGCTCCGCGACGTGAACCTACAAATCCCCAGCGGTTCCATTTTTGGACTGGTGGGGCTTAACGGAGCCGGCAAGACGACGCTGATTCGCCACCTGATCGGTGCTCTGGTCGCCAAACATGGCCAAGTCCGCGTGCTGGGGCAGGATCCGGTTGCCGATCCCGCGGGCGTTCTGCGGCGGATCGGTTATCTAAGCGAAGAGGACTCGTTGCCGCAGTGGTTGCGTGTGGGGGAACTGATCGATTTCTCCAAGGCGATGTATCCGACCTGGGACGATGCCTATGCGGCGGAGTTGTGCGAGATGTTTTCTCTGGCGCGGACGTCGCGTCTGCAATCGTTGTCCAAAGGACAGCGGGCGCGGGCGGGGCTGCTGGTTGCGATCGCCCATCGCCCCGAACTGCTGATCCTCGACGAACCGAGCAGCGGGCTGGACCCGATCGCACGCAGCGATATCCTCGAAGCAATCATCCGAACGGTTGGTGAAGAGGGGCGAACCGTGTTGTTTTCCAGCCACCTGTTAGACGAAGTCGCTCGCGTTTGCGACAGCGTTGCTCTGATGTCCGCCGGGCAGATCGTGGAGAGACGCACGATAGAAGATCTGCAGTCGCGGTATTGCGAGATCATTTGTCGGGAGAATTTCGCGGACGGCGACTCACCCCGTCTGCCCGCTGCGTTTGGCTGGCAGCGCAGTGGCGGGGAATGGTCGGCGGTCGTCGAAACACAGCGATTGGAAGCGTCGCTTCAGAGCGGCGATCTACAGTTGCTGAATCGCTATGAAATCACGCTGGAACGCTGGTTCACCGCGCGAGCAAATACCGGCGCCGGCGATCCGCTAGCGATCGAAGAGGACGAAAGTGGGCCGCAGCAAGCGATCGCATCGGGAGAGATCCAATGAACCAAACGACTGCCCTGATCCGACTCGCGTTTTGCTGCCAGCGTCGCGTTGTGATCGCGATGATCGCCCTCGTTGCGGTCGGACAAATCATAGTTTGGGGAACCGCCCTACTGCACCCGCAGTGGCTGCAACACAACGTCCTGCCGATGACGATGGTCTGTTCGCTGCTGCCCGCTGCATTGTTCAGCTTCGTCGTTTTCGATTACGGCTTCCAAACCGACCTCAACTTTACCGCCAGCAGTTGCAACCATTGGCTGCTGCGGATGCCGGTCGCCGCGTGGAAGATCGCGATCGTTCCGGTAGTGCTCCGCACGTTGTGGGTCAGCGGATTGTGGACGTTGGTCCAGCAGGGAGAAGCGTGGACGCAGGGACGCACGGGGTGGCCGTGGCTGGCGCCCTGCCTGTCGCTTTCCGCCGGTGCGATCTGGGTGATGGTGCTCACATGGCGTCCGTTTGCCAAT from Rosistilla oblonga includes the following:
- a CDS encoding GntR family transcriptional regulator, whose product is MQLHISTDGVPIFQQIVDQIQYRIVSGQLAAGDELPTIRGLAESLRVNPNTVARAYRELEHEGLVEKRRTTGTFVAEQIERRTLNQRRDLLKPHLQRLIIQSRQLGFSIDDVIEQLKKRDDQIPRDENRS
- a CDS encoding aminotransferase class III-fold pyridoxal phosphate-dependent enzyme gives rise to the protein MFRQRFMTDDNSRLSADRLRNDPRVAQAKALLSAALREHSAPLNGVRPADPQLEKEYATLLDRLTEARGAAPYFPYIASGIGNGPWVELADGSVKLDFIGGIGVHGLGHSHMQMLDAAIDGALEDTVMQGNLQQNRPSIAMCERLLDLANAGGSDLGHCLLSTSGAMANENALKIAFHARRPADRIIAFTNCFAGRSLALAALTDRPSYRSGLPETILVDYLPFYDPSNPQQSTQAAVDRLHELLTRYPGRHAAFWAEPIAGEGGYVPGDPDFFQALLKPIRAAGILTIFDEVQSFGRTTAPLAYQAFGLDRYVDITTIGKITQVCATLYRKQLQPTAPILSQTFTGSSASIATGLRMLDQLADQECFGVDGRNQRNHNHFASCLQTLAQRYPGQIQGPYGKGMMIAMTPGDGSYETANRWVRELYAAGLICFLCGGNPYRIRFLPPPAITTTEHIDSAIAIIEQVLQSSSTKASE
- a CDS encoding ABC transporter ATP-binding protein, coding for MNASQTDGVAVDVQNLSRKFRGNEALRDVNLQIPSGSIFGLVGLNGAGKTTLIRHLIGALVAKHGQVRVLGQDPVADPAGVLRRIGYLSEEDSLPQWLRVGELIDFSKAMYPTWDDAYAAELCEMFSLARTSRLQSLSKGQRARAGLLVAIAHRPELLILDEPSSGLDPIARSDILEAIIRTVGEEGRTVLFSSHLLDEVARVCDSVALMSAGQIVERRTIEDLQSRYCEIICRENFADGDSPRLPAAFGWQRSGGEWSAVVETQRLEASLQSGDLQLLNRYEITLERWFTARANTGAGDPLAIEEDESGPQQAIASGEIQ
- a CDS encoding DUF1501 domain-containing protein; translation: MDKSKIRIDRRTAIVASTVGYAGMRLPTAAWGKPAATTTRASGKAKSTILFFLCGGASHVDTWDMKPDAGSAYRGPFASIQTAAPGIRLCEHLPMTAKVADHLAIVHGVSDRGLATGDHHAGYYYNLTGHAPDNTFRTQGNDRRPYPDDWPFMGSVVASKREPHESLPQAITLPHKPSRPPYTRPGQFSARLGAEFDPFYLSSDPGNPLTFAAPSLTLQDGVTRDRLSDRKGLLKSIDGARRTFETDAAASNFEIQHRKAFELLASSATSRAFDVSEEPLAVRERYGQTVNGTSLLMARRLVQAGVPFVTVFWKEDTSLNAKCKSAGGWDTHGNNFQCLQENLLPEFDRCYSALIEDLAQSGLIDDTLVLVSSEMGRKPKIGDIRSGGVVGAGRDHWTACMSNLFAGGGIRGGQVYGETDKRGEYPEHQTIGPEDIVKTVYHAMGVNDLSAIDASGQPISLLAEGEPLHQLF